A single Denticeps clupeoides chromosome 7, fDenClu1.1, whole genome shotgun sequence DNA region contains:
- the cbx2 gene encoding chromobox protein homolog 2, producing the protein MEELSAVGEQVFDAECILNKRLRKGKLEYLVKWRGWSSKHNSWEPQENLLDPRLLAAFNKREQEKELLFRKRGKRPRGRPRKILDIVPTGTKSSSSSSSSSTSGSSSTSSSSSEEDDDDDDDDDDDDENDRKPKPGPRPRELHPVPQKKAQIVMAKQEPIRKKRGRKALPPELKALRQGKVPRKMVARDTLVDFRGAIKKPLQPASFTYTGFGRNSSRDSIGIHNRGSFTSGGLKPQFSTLGSCRSVGSTSQSFSRPVQSKSSPDFKLSVSESGNGGGGGSGLDMNSSACKSPGVAALNLHNSKLSATTNQGHQQPQAAMSSASGQKRHEAPHGQTPLQRMNSSKPVGSFSLAKSPTSQAMNMQALNLQSVNRPTGNGGTPVANQRSANNPMRKNDHLRQDLSPAPNPGTLQSKKSQPGGDKIKAEDTADFCSTGERLAKKPQGRVEKNTMLNTSTEIPGSRDRSSSKDGAKGKSLSEMSTGEEGSSSDSEQDLPFSGDRQDLSISVPATQDWKPTPSLIEHVFVTDVTANLVTVTVKESPTSVGFFNIRNY; encoded by the exons ATGGAGGAGTTGAGCGCCGTGGGGGAGCAGGTTTTTGATGCCGAGTGCATTCTGAACAAACGGCTGCGAAAG GGGAAGCTGGAGTATCTGGTGAAGTGGAGGGGGTGGTCGTCTAA GCACAACAGTTGGGAACCCCAAGAGAACCTCCTTGACCCAAGACTATTGGCTGCATTTAACAAGAG GGAACAGGAAAAAGAACTTTTGTTCCGTAAGAGGGGTAAAAGGCCGAGGGGGAGACCTCGAAAAATTTTG GATATAGTACCAACTGGCACAAAGTCTAGTagctcctcatcttcctcctcaacTTCTGGCTCTTCGTccacctcatcctcctcctcagaagaagatgacgacgacgatgatgatgatgacgacgatgatgagAATGACCGGAAGCCAAAGCCTGGGCCTCGACCACGTGAACTGCACCCAGTGCCGCAGAAGAAGGCACAGATAGTCATGGCCAAGCAGGAGCCAATTAGAAAAAAGCGCGGGCGGAAAGCCCTACCCCCAGAGCTGAAGGCGCTCAGACAAGGCAAGGTTCCCAGAAAGATGGTGGCCAGAGACACATTGGTTGACTTTCGCGGAGCAATCAAGAAACCCCTTCAGCCCGCCAGCTTCACTTATACGGGATTTGGGCGAAATTCCAGCCGAGACTCCATAGGAATCCATAACAGGGGCTCGTTTACAAGCGGGGGCTTGAAGCCGCAGTTTAGCACGTTAGGTTCCTGCAGGTCTGTGGGATCGACCTCCCAGTCCTTCAGCCGACCTGTGCAGAGCAAGAGCAGCCCTGACTTCAAACTGTCAGTGTCTGAGTCAGgcaatggaggaggaggaggaagcggcCTGGATATGAACTCTTCGGCATGCAAATCCCCGGGAGTGGCTGCACTTAACTTACACAACTCCAAACTTTCTGCCACCACCAACCAGGGCCACCAACAGCCTCAGGCGGCCATGTCATCTGCCAGTGGGCAGAAGAGACATGAGGCTCCCCATGGACAGACTCCACTTCAGAGGATGAACAGCAGTAAGCCAGTGGGCTCGTTTTCCTTAGCAAAAAGTCCAACCAGCCAGGCCATGAACATGCAGGCGCTGAACCTTCAAAGCGTCAACAGGCCCACAGGGAACGGCGGCACTCCTGTGGCTAACCAAAGAAGCGCTAACAACCCCATGCGCAAGAACGACCACTTACGGCAGGACCTGAGCCCCGCCCCAAATCCTGGCACCCTACAGTCCAAGAAGAGCCAGCCAGGAGGAGACAAGATCAAAGCTGAGGACACCGCTGACTTCTGCTCCACTGGTGAAAGGCTAGCAAAGAAGCCCCAAGGCAGAGTGGAAAAGAACACCATGCTTAACACATCCACTGAGATCCCCGGGAGTCGTGACCGGTCGTCCTCTAAAGACGGAGCCAAAGGGAAGAGTCTGAGTGAGATGAGTACCGGAGAGGAGGGGAGCAGCTCCGACTCGGAACAAGACCTGCCCTTCTCAGGCGACAGGCAGGATCTTTCCATCTCAGTCCCTGCCACTCAGGATTGGAAGCCTACCCCAAGTCTAATAGAGCATGTGTTCGTCACCGACGTCACTGCTAATCTTGTGACCGTCACAGTGAAGGAGTCTCCCACCAGCGTTGGGTTCTTCAACATCCGAAATTACTGA